One Podarcis muralis chromosome 1, rPodMur119.hap1.1, whole genome shotgun sequence genomic window carries:
- the SH3BP4 gene encoding SH3 domain-binding protein 4, translating to MAAQRIRAANASGLPRCRSEGTLIDLSEEFSETSFSSVKVPSPSALMIDNPTSFGNAKEVVAIKDYCPNNFTTLKFSKGDHLYVLDTSGGEWWYAHNTTEMGYIPSSYVQPVNYRNSSLTDSGMIDHLLESSDEGAKELDLLGDWTDLNLSLAKNNPFMNNMQTNPFLNGNLQIMPDRNKDCSHQTTVDLLLFDTGGPTFTGSSSATDSSLGNHLDEGPSMNGFEFEQPSRRDNPFFRSKRSYSLSELSVLQAKSENPESSGFFTGLKSPAPEEFQSREDFRVAWLNHRKLARSCHDLDLLGQNPGWGQTQPVETNIVCKLDSSGGAVQLPDTNINMRLPEGHVGAGDTQQISMKALLDPPLELNSDKCSTISPVLEIKLSNMETKTPILLEMKISAEVKNDPVSKSLVGVQCLRSDMKDGPYTPVRLGCCYGDTIQVQLENLEPCMYIAIVAQGQNIPYPYTVWDYISKKITVGVYGPKHIHPSFKTVVAIFGHDCAPKTLLVNEVTRHAHCTSAVALQLWGKHQFTLARPQDLKLCMFSNMTNYEVRASEQAKIVRGFQMKLGKVSRLIFPIMSHDPNELYDFTLRIQVKDAKDAILTQFCVQTPQPPPKSAIRSSGQRRFLKKNEVGKIILSPLATTSKYPVFQDRIVASLKYGKLLKTVVRQSKNHYLLEYKKGDAIALLSEEKIKLKGQLWTKEWYIGYYQGKIGLVHTKNVLVVGKAKPNYFSGPELTTSMLLEQILRPCKFLTYIYASVRTLLMENISSWRAFADALGYSNLPLVFFCRAELDSEPECVASVLEKLKEDCNNSDSKDRKSFQKELMSALLKMDCQGLVVRLIQDFVLLTTAVEVAQRWRELAEKLAKVSKQQMDAYEAPHRDKNGAVDSEAMWKPAYDFMLTWSNQMGDSYRDVTQELHIGLDKMKNPITKRWKHLTGTLILVNSLEILRASAFSPQDHDDYAI from the exons ATGGCAGCCCAGAGGATTCGTGCTGCCAATGCCAGCGGACTCCCCCGGTGCAGATCTGAGGGGACACTGATTGACCTGAGTGAAGAATTTTCTGAAACCAGCTTCAGTTCCGTCAAAG TGCCTTCTCCTAGTGCCTTGATGATAGACAATCCTACGTCATTTGGAAATGCAAAGGAAGTTGTAGCAATTAAAGACTACTGCCCCAACAATTTCACCACCTTGAAGTTCTCCAAGGGTGACCACCTTTATGTCTTAGATACCTCAGGAGGTGAGTGGTGGTATGCTCACAATACCACAGAGATGGGCTATATCCCATCCTCCTACGTTCAGCCTGTAAACTACCGGAACTCTTCATTAACGGACAGTGGAATGATAGACCATCTGCTGGAAAGCTCCGATGAGGGAGCCAAAGAGCTGGACCTGCTTGGAGACTGGACAGATTTAAACCTGAGCTTAGCCAAAAACAACCCTTTTATGAATAACATGCAGACTAACCCTTTTCTGAATGGGAATTTGCAGATAATGCCTGATAGGAACAAGGATTGCTCCCACCAAACCACTGTGGATTTGTTGCTGTTTGACACAGGGGGGCCCACCTTTACAGGGTCAAGTTCTGCAACTGACAGCAGTCTAGGTAACCATCTTGATGAGGGTCCATCAATGAATGGATTTGAGTTTGAGCAGCCAAGCAGGCGGGACAATCCTTTTTTCAGAAGCAAGCGCTCCTACAGTTTATCAGAGCTCTCCGTACTCCAGGCAAAGTCAGAAAACCCAGAATCCTCAGGCTTCTTCACAGGGTTGAAATCTCCTGCCCCAGAGGAATTCCAGAGCAGAGAAGACTTCAGAGTTGCATGGCTGAACCATCGAAAATTAGCAAGGTCTTGCCATGACCTGGATCTGCTGGGCCAGAACCCTGGTTGGGGTCAGACGCAACCTGTGGAGACCAACATCGTTTGCAAGCTAGATAGTTCTGGGGGAGCAGTTCAGCTTCCAGATACAAATATCAACATGCGTCTTCCTGAAGGGCACGTGGGTGCTGGCGACACACAACAAATCTCCATGAAGGCTCTTTTGGACCCTCCTCTTGAGCTCAACAGTGACAAATGCAGCACCATCAGCCCTGTGCTAGAGATCAAGCTGAGCAACATGGAAACCAAAACCCCCATCCTGCTGGAGATGAAAATTTCAGCGGAAGTGAAGAATGACCCAGTGAGCAAGAGTTTGGTGGGAGTGCAGTGCCTGCGCAGCGACATGAAGGACGGTCCATACACACCGGTGCGACTTGGCTGTTGCTATGGAGACACCATCCAGGTTCAGCTGGAAAACCTGGAGCCTTGCATgtacatagccattgtggcccaGGGACAGAACATTCCATATCCTTACACTGTCTGGGattacattagtaaaaaaatcACAGTTGGAGTCTATGGGCCAAAGCACATACACCCTTCTTTTAAAACTGTGGTGGCCATCTTTGGACATGATTGTGCCCCCAAGACTCTGCTGGTGAATGAAGTTACACGTCATGCACATTGTACATCGGCAGTGGCGCTGCAGTTGTGGGGGAAGCACCAGTTCACCTTAGCGAGGCCGCAAGACCTAAAGCTCTGCATGTTTTCAAACATGACTAACTATGAGGTAAGAGCCAGCGAGCAGGCAAAGATCGTGAGGGGCTTCCAGATGAAACTGGGCAAAGTCAGCCGCCTCATATTCCCCATCATGTCACATGATCCCAACGAACTGTATGACTTCACCCTGAGAATACAAGTCAAGGATGCTAAGGATGCCATATTGACTCAGTTCTGTGTTCAAACACCACAGCCTCCTCCCAAAAGTGCTATCAGGTCAAGTGGGCAGCGAAGGTTCCTGAAAAAAAATGAAGTGGGGAAAATAATCCTGTCTCCTCTTGCAACCACCAGCAAATACCCTGTCTTCCAGGATCGGATAGTGGCAAGCTTAAAATATGGGAAACTACTGAAAACTGTAGTGCGGCAAAGCAAAAACCATTATCTCTTGGAATATAAGAAAGGGGATGCCATAGCCTTGCTAAGTGAGGAGAAAATCAAGTTGAAAGGTCAACTCTGGACAAAGGAATGGTACATTGGTTACTATCAGGGTAAAATTGGCCTTGTCCATACCAAAAATGTTTTAGTTGTTGGGAAAGCCAAGCCGAATTATTTCTCTGGGCCCGAGCTCACCACCAGTATGTTGCTGGAGCAAATCCTGCGGCCTTGTAAGTTTCTCACCTATATCTATGCTTCAGTAAGGACTTTGCTCATGGAAAACATTAGCAGCTGGCGTGCATTTGCAGATGCTCTGGGATACAGCAACTTGCCACTTGTTTTCTTCTGTCGAGCGGAGCTGGACAGTGAGCCAGAATGTGTGGCTTCTGTGTTGGAGAAATTGAAAGAAGACTGTAATAATTCCGACAGTAAGGATAGGAAGTCTTTCCAGAAGGAACTGATGTCA GCCTTGCTGAAAATGGACTGCCAGGGCTTGGTTGTGAGGCTAATTCAGGATTTTGTGCTTCTGACTACGGCTGTGGAAGTGGCCCAGCGCTGGAGAGAGCTTGCTGAGAAACTGGCCAAGGTCTCCAAGCAACAGATGGATGCTTATGAAGCCCCCCATCGAGACAAGAACGGAGCTGTGGATAGTGAG GCAATGTGGAAACCAGCGTATGACTTTATGCTCACATGGAGCAATCAGATGGGAGACAGTTATCGTGATGTGACACAAGAGCTGCACATTGGCCTTGACAAGATGAAAAATCCCATCACAAAACGCTGGAAGCATCTCACTGGAACACTAATTTTAGTCAACTCCCTGGAGATTTTGAGGGCATCTGCCTTCAGCCCACAAGACCATGATGATTATGCTATATGA